One Buteo buteo chromosome 5, bButBut1.hap1.1, whole genome shotgun sequence DNA window includes the following coding sequences:
- the ITGA6 gene encoding integrin alpha-6 isoform X2 — protein MAAARLFYLPLLLGLAGAFNLDTDDVISRRGEPGSLFGFSLAMHRQLQPQEKRLLLVGAPREKAFPSQQANRTGGLYSCDIASPNTHCTRVVFDEETDPKMESKEDQWMGVTVQSQGPGGNVVTCAHRYEKRQYVNTVQETRDIIGRCYVLSQDLTIKDDMDNGVWSFCDGRLRGHEKFGSCQQGVAATFTRDYHYIVFGAPGTYNWKGVVRAEQKNQTFYDLGIFDDGPYEVGDESRQDKNLVPVPANSYLGFSLDSGKGIVSQDEMTFVSGAPRANHSGAVVLLKKEKNQRALSLEHMFEGEGLASSFGYDVAVVDLNNDGWQDIVVGAPQYFDRSGDIGGAVYIYINQQGKWEGVKPIRLNGTTDSMFGLAVENVGDINQDGYPDIAVGAPYDGFGKVYIYHGSKNGINTKPAQILDGEKTGTSFFGYSIAGNMDLDKNAYPDVAVGSLSDSVSVFRSRPVISIRRSITVQPDRIDLKKKNPEDRSEIWMDVKACFQYTANPSDLNPRIKINYTFEAENERRQLGLPSRVRFKDHLSDQFTASTTLRGQNSKECVTTKLVLQEKIKDKLRPIPISVSVKIAGLESSSPSTRKERALPDLIPILNSNESETKTTKVEFLKEGCGEDNKCHSNLKLQYRFCTREGNEDRFTYLPIENGMPVLVLKDQKDIALEITVTNNPSDAKNPQKDGEDAYEAKLIATFPDSLTYSAFREMRGYPEKQLTCGANQNGSQAECELGNPFKRNSNVTFYLILSTTKVNVDTTDLDINLKLETTSTQVNSTPITASAKVVLELLLSLTGVAKPSQVYFGGNIIGESAMKSEDNIGNLIEYEFRVTNLGRPLKTFGTASLDIQWPKEISNGKWLLYLMKIDSKGLEKVSCQPENEINSLHVAESHDSRRKREVAEKQITDSKTFSFFSERKYKTLDCNVNARCVDIKCPLKGLDSKASIVLRSRLWNSTFLEEYSKMNYLDILVRASISVPAAAKNVKLTNEVAQVRVTVFPAKPVALYTGVPWWIISVAIFAGILMLALLVFLLWKCGFFKRNKKDHYDATYHKAEIHAQPSDKERLTSDA, from the exons aTTGCTGGTTGGAGCTCCTCGGGAAAAGGCCTTTCCTTCCCAACAAGCCAACAGAACAGGTGGATTGTACAGCTGTGACATTGCATCTCCAAATACACACTGCACACGTGTTGTATTTGATGAGGAGA CGGACCCGAAGATGGAGAGTAAAGAAGACCAATGGATGGGTGTAACTGTCCAAAGTCAGGGGCCAGGAGGAAACGTGGTG ACATGTGCACATCGCTATGAGAAAAGGCAGTATGTAAACACAGTGCAGGAAACCCGGGATATCATTGGAAGGTGCTATGTGCTGAGCCAGGATCTCACTATTAAGGATGATATGGATAATGGAGTATGGAGTTTCTGTGATGGTCGTTTAAGAGGCCATGAGAAGTTTGGTTCCTGTCAGCAAGGTGTTGCTGCTACTTTCACTAGAGACTATCACTATATTGTGTTTGGTGCCCCAGGCACTTACAATTGGAAAG ggGTGGTTCGTGCAGAGCAAAAGAATCAGACATTTTATGATCTGGGTATCTTTGATGATGGGCCTTACGAAGTTGGTGATGAGAGCCGCCAAGATAAGAATCTAGTTCCTGTTCCAGCTAACAGTTACTTAG GTTTCTCTTTGGACTCTGGTAAAGGAATTGTCTCCCAAGATGAGATGACTTTTGTGTCTGGTGCCCCAAGAGCCAACCACAGCGGAGCAGTTGTTttactgaagaaagagaaaaatcagagagCACTTTCACTCGAGCACATGTTTGAAGGAGAAGGGCTGGCCTCTTCTTTCGGCTATGATGTTGCTGTTGTGGATCTCAACAATGACGG ATGGCAAGACATTGTTGTTGGAGCCCCACAGTATTTTGACAGAAGTGGAGATATTGGTGGTGCTGTGTACATCTACATTAACCAGCAAGGCAAATGGGAAGGAGTAAAACCTATTCGCTTAAATGGAACCACTGACTCCATGTTTGGCCTGGCAGTTGAAAATGTTGGGGACATTAATCAGGATGGATATCCTG ATATTGCAGTAGGGGCTCCGTATGATGGGTTTGGCAAAGTATACATTTATCATGGATCCAAGAATGgaataaatacaaaaccagcacag ATTCTTGATGGTGAAAAAACGGGCACCAGTTTCTTTGGTTACTCTATTGCTGGAAACATGGACCTGGATAAAAATGCCTACCCTGATGTTGCTGTTGGTTCCCTTTCGGATTCTGTATCTGTCTTCAG ATCTCGGCCTGTGATAAGCATTAGAAGAAGCATTACAGTACAGCCTGACAGAATtgatctaaagaaaaagaacccTGAGGACCGTAGTGAAATATg GATGGATGTGAAAGCATGTTTTCAATATACTGCAAACCCCAGTGATTTAAATCCAAGAATAA AGATCAACTATACAtttgaagcagaaaatgagaggaGGCAGCTAGGCCTGCCGTCTAGAGTACGGTTTAAGGACCACCTGTCTGATCAGTTTACTGCAAGTACAACCCTAAGGGGACAGAACTCAAAAGAGTGTGTGACAACCAAGCTTGTACTGCAG gaaaaaattaaagataagCTACGCCCCATTCCAATATCAGTCAGTGTTAAAATTGCTGGCCTGGAGTCTAGTTCACCGTCCACAAGAAAAGAGAGAGCACTTCCGGATCTTATACCAATTCTAAATTCAAATGAATCTGAAACAAAGACCACAAAA gTGGAGTTCTTAAAAGAAGGATGTGGAGAAGACAATAAATGTCACAGCAATCTGAAACTTCAGTACCGGTTTTGCACTAGAGAAGGAAATGAAGACAGGTTTACTTATTTACCAAT TGAAAATGGCATGCCAGTGCTTGTTCTGAAAGATCAGAAAGATATTGCCCTGGAGATAACAGTGACAAACAATCCATCTGAtgcaaaaaatccccaaaaagATGGTGAAGATGCCTATGAAGCCAAACTGATAGCAACTTTTCCAGACAGTCTGACGTATTCTGCGTTCAGGGAGATGAGGGGTTATcct GAAAAACAGCTAACATGTGGTGCTAACCAAAATGGCTCTCAAGCAGAGTGCGAACTTGGAAatcctttcaaaagaaattctaAT GTAACCTTTTATCTGATCTTAAGTACCACTAAAGTTAATGTTGATACAACAGACTTGGACATTAATCTGAAGTTGGAAAC AACAAGCACTCAAGTTAATTCGACTCCAATTACAGCTAGTGCTAAAGTGGTTCTCGAATTGCTTTTATCACTCACTGG AGTTGCTAAGCCTTCTCAGGTATATTTTGGAGGTAACATCATTGGTGAGAGTGCTATGAAATCTGAAGATAATATTGGAAACCTCATAGAGTATGAATTCAGA GTAACTAACTTGGGCAGaccactgaaaacatttggTACTGCTTCCCTGGACATCCAGTGGCCGAAAGAAATTAGTAATGGCAAGTGGCTGCTTTATTTGATGAAAATAGATTCCAAAGGCTTGGAAAAAGTCTCCTGTCAACCTGAGAATGAAATCAATAGTTTGCATGTTGCG GAATCCCATGACTCAAGAAGGAAACGTGAGGTTGCAGAGAAGCAGATTACagacagcaaaacattttcttttttctcagaaagaaaatacaagaccTTG GACTGCAATGTGAATGCACGCTGTGTGGACATAAAATGTCCCCTGAAGGGTTTAGACAGCAAGGCATCTATTGTGCTGCGTTCCAGATTGTGGAACAGTACTTTCTTAGAA GAATACTCCAAAATGAACTACCTGGACATTCTTGTTAGGGCTTCGATCAGTGTTCCTGCTGCAGCTAAGAATGTTAAACTCACAAATGAAGTTGCTCAG gTGCGTGTTACTGTCTTTCCTGCAAAACCAGTAGCACTTTATACAGGAGTACCTTGGTGGATCATCTCTGTGGCCATTTTTGCTGGAATACTGATGCTTGCACTGTTGGTATTCTTACTATGGAAG TGTGGTTTCTTcaagagaaataagaaagatCATTACGATGCCACATATCACAAGGCTGAGATCCATGCTCAGCCATCTGATAAAGAAAGGCTTACTTCTGATGCATAG
- the ITGA6 gene encoding integrin alpha-6 isoform X1: MRLLVGAPREKAFPSQQANRTGGLYSCDIASPNTHCTRVVFDEETDPKMESKEDQWMGVTVQSQGPGGNVVTCAHRYEKRQYVNTVQETRDIIGRCYVLSQDLTIKDDMDNGVWSFCDGRLRGHEKFGSCQQGVAATFTRDYHYIVFGAPGTYNWKGVVRAEQKNQTFYDLGIFDDGPYEVGDESRQDKNLVPVPANSYLGFSLDSGKGIVSQDEMTFVSGAPRANHSGAVVLLKKEKNQRALSLEHMFEGEGLASSFGYDVAVVDLNNDGWQDIVVGAPQYFDRSGDIGGAVYIYINQQGKWEGVKPIRLNGTTDSMFGLAVENVGDINQDGYPDIAVGAPYDGFGKVYIYHGSKNGINTKPAQILDGEKTGTSFFGYSIAGNMDLDKNAYPDVAVGSLSDSVSVFRSRPVISIRRSITVQPDRIDLKKKNPEDRSEIWMDVKACFQYTANPSDLNPRIKINYTFEAENERRQLGLPSRVRFKDHLSDQFTASTTLRGQNSKECVTTKLVLQEKIKDKLRPIPISVSVKIAGLESSSPSTRKERALPDLIPILNSNESETKTTKVEFLKEGCGEDNKCHSNLKLQYRFCTREGNEDRFTYLPIENGMPVLVLKDQKDIALEITVTNNPSDAKNPQKDGEDAYEAKLIATFPDSLTYSAFREMRGYPEKQLTCGANQNGSQAECELGNPFKRNSNVTFYLILSTTKVNVDTTDLDINLKLETTSTQVNSTPITASAKVVLELLLSLTGVAKPSQVYFGGNIIGESAMKSEDNIGNLIEYEFRVTNLGRPLKTFGTASLDIQWPKEISNGKWLLYLMKIDSKGLEKVSCQPENEINSLHVAESHDSRRKREVAEKQITDSKTFSFFSERKYKTLDCNVNARCVDIKCPLKGLDSKASIVLRSRLWNSTFLEEYSKMNYLDILVRASISVPAAAKNVKLTNEVAQVRVTVFPAKPVALYTGVPWWIISVAIFAGILMLALLVFLLWKCGFFKRNKKDHYDATYHKAEIHAQPSDKERLTSDA, from the exons aTTGCTGGTTGGAGCTCCTCGGGAAAAGGCCTTTCCTTCCCAACAAGCCAACAGAACAGGTGGATTGTACAGCTGTGACATTGCATCTCCAAATACACACTGCACACGTGTTGTATTTGATGAGGAGA CGGACCCGAAGATGGAGAGTAAAGAAGACCAATGGATGGGTGTAACTGTCCAAAGTCAGGGGCCAGGAGGAAACGTGGTG ACATGTGCACATCGCTATGAGAAAAGGCAGTATGTAAACACAGTGCAGGAAACCCGGGATATCATTGGAAGGTGCTATGTGCTGAGCCAGGATCTCACTATTAAGGATGATATGGATAATGGAGTATGGAGTTTCTGTGATGGTCGTTTAAGAGGCCATGAGAAGTTTGGTTCCTGTCAGCAAGGTGTTGCTGCTACTTTCACTAGAGACTATCACTATATTGTGTTTGGTGCCCCAGGCACTTACAATTGGAAAG ggGTGGTTCGTGCAGAGCAAAAGAATCAGACATTTTATGATCTGGGTATCTTTGATGATGGGCCTTACGAAGTTGGTGATGAGAGCCGCCAAGATAAGAATCTAGTTCCTGTTCCAGCTAACAGTTACTTAG GTTTCTCTTTGGACTCTGGTAAAGGAATTGTCTCCCAAGATGAGATGACTTTTGTGTCTGGTGCCCCAAGAGCCAACCACAGCGGAGCAGTTGTTttactgaagaaagagaaaaatcagagagCACTTTCACTCGAGCACATGTTTGAAGGAGAAGGGCTGGCCTCTTCTTTCGGCTATGATGTTGCTGTTGTGGATCTCAACAATGACGG ATGGCAAGACATTGTTGTTGGAGCCCCACAGTATTTTGACAGAAGTGGAGATATTGGTGGTGCTGTGTACATCTACATTAACCAGCAAGGCAAATGGGAAGGAGTAAAACCTATTCGCTTAAATGGAACCACTGACTCCATGTTTGGCCTGGCAGTTGAAAATGTTGGGGACATTAATCAGGATGGATATCCTG ATATTGCAGTAGGGGCTCCGTATGATGGGTTTGGCAAAGTATACATTTATCATGGATCCAAGAATGgaataaatacaaaaccagcacag ATTCTTGATGGTGAAAAAACGGGCACCAGTTTCTTTGGTTACTCTATTGCTGGAAACATGGACCTGGATAAAAATGCCTACCCTGATGTTGCTGTTGGTTCCCTTTCGGATTCTGTATCTGTCTTCAG ATCTCGGCCTGTGATAAGCATTAGAAGAAGCATTACAGTACAGCCTGACAGAATtgatctaaagaaaaagaacccTGAGGACCGTAGTGAAATATg GATGGATGTGAAAGCATGTTTTCAATATACTGCAAACCCCAGTGATTTAAATCCAAGAATAA AGATCAACTATACAtttgaagcagaaaatgagaggaGGCAGCTAGGCCTGCCGTCTAGAGTACGGTTTAAGGACCACCTGTCTGATCAGTTTACTGCAAGTACAACCCTAAGGGGACAGAACTCAAAAGAGTGTGTGACAACCAAGCTTGTACTGCAG gaaaaaattaaagataagCTACGCCCCATTCCAATATCAGTCAGTGTTAAAATTGCTGGCCTGGAGTCTAGTTCACCGTCCACAAGAAAAGAGAGAGCACTTCCGGATCTTATACCAATTCTAAATTCAAATGAATCTGAAACAAAGACCACAAAA gTGGAGTTCTTAAAAGAAGGATGTGGAGAAGACAATAAATGTCACAGCAATCTGAAACTTCAGTACCGGTTTTGCACTAGAGAAGGAAATGAAGACAGGTTTACTTATTTACCAAT TGAAAATGGCATGCCAGTGCTTGTTCTGAAAGATCAGAAAGATATTGCCCTGGAGATAACAGTGACAAACAATCCATCTGAtgcaaaaaatccccaaaaagATGGTGAAGATGCCTATGAAGCCAAACTGATAGCAACTTTTCCAGACAGTCTGACGTATTCTGCGTTCAGGGAGATGAGGGGTTATcct GAAAAACAGCTAACATGTGGTGCTAACCAAAATGGCTCTCAAGCAGAGTGCGAACTTGGAAatcctttcaaaagaaattctaAT GTAACCTTTTATCTGATCTTAAGTACCACTAAAGTTAATGTTGATACAACAGACTTGGACATTAATCTGAAGTTGGAAAC AACAAGCACTCAAGTTAATTCGACTCCAATTACAGCTAGTGCTAAAGTGGTTCTCGAATTGCTTTTATCACTCACTGG AGTTGCTAAGCCTTCTCAGGTATATTTTGGAGGTAACATCATTGGTGAGAGTGCTATGAAATCTGAAGATAATATTGGAAACCTCATAGAGTATGAATTCAGA GTAACTAACTTGGGCAGaccactgaaaacatttggTACTGCTTCCCTGGACATCCAGTGGCCGAAAGAAATTAGTAATGGCAAGTGGCTGCTTTATTTGATGAAAATAGATTCCAAAGGCTTGGAAAAAGTCTCCTGTCAACCTGAGAATGAAATCAATAGTTTGCATGTTGCG GAATCCCATGACTCAAGAAGGAAACGTGAGGTTGCAGAGAAGCAGATTACagacagcaaaacattttcttttttctcagaaagaaaatacaagaccTTG GACTGCAATGTGAATGCACGCTGTGTGGACATAAAATGTCCCCTGAAGGGTTTAGACAGCAAGGCATCTATTGTGCTGCGTTCCAGATTGTGGAACAGTACTTTCTTAGAA GAATACTCCAAAATGAACTACCTGGACATTCTTGTTAGGGCTTCGATCAGTGTTCCTGCTGCAGCTAAGAATGTTAAACTCACAAATGAAGTTGCTCAG gTGCGTGTTACTGTCTTTCCTGCAAAACCAGTAGCACTTTATACAGGAGTACCTTGGTGGATCATCTCTGTGGCCATTTTTGCTGGAATACTGATGCTTGCACTGTTGGTATTCTTACTATGGAAG TGTGGTTTCTTcaagagaaataagaaagatCATTACGATGCCACATATCACAAGGCTGAGATCCATGCTCAGCCATCTGATAAAGAAAGGCTTACTTCTGATGCATAG